A stretch of Williamwhitmania sp. DNA encodes these proteins:
- a CDS encoding MFS transporter, with translation MPQWKSNVYKLYYLKITGWFLLFMPVVVIFFQSHGLSMKEVFILQAVYSIAIVVLEIPSGYLADVIGRKNSLLYGNILGFIGFSVYVFANNFWGFLVAEVVMGFGQSMISGADSALLYDTLLEAGEEKRYLREEGKVAGLGNYSEALAGILGGLLAGMSLRAPFIGQALVTLSAIPVALWLYEPAIMRIQAKVSMVDILKIVKFSLVDSKQLRWNILLSAITGASTLSMAWFAQPYFEKVGVPLAAFGVLWTVLNFSVGITSFRAHRIEEKLGLKGTVIMVTAVLTLSYILLGLFPSIWTLGVLLAFYLARGIATPVFKNTINKISPSESRATILSVRNFVIRIFFSVLGPLFGWMADRFGLMHALIAAGGIFTILETVAVVNFLRVNRETET, from the coding sequence ATGCCGCAGTGGAAAAGTAATGTTTACAAGCTATACTACCTAAAGATCACCGGCTGGTTTTTGCTCTTCATGCCCGTGGTGGTTATTTTCTTCCAGTCGCACGGCCTCAGCATGAAGGAGGTTTTTATCCTCCAGGCAGTCTACAGCATTGCCATTGTGGTGCTCGAAATTCCCTCCGGCTATCTAGCCGACGTTATTGGACGAAAAAACTCCCTGCTCTATGGGAATATATTGGGATTCATAGGCTTTAGCGTCTATGTTTTTGCCAACAACTTTTGGGGATTCCTGGTTGCCGAGGTGGTGATGGGCTTTGGGCAAAGCATGATTTCCGGAGCCGACTCTGCTCTGCTCTACGACACCCTGCTCGAAGCTGGTGAGGAGAAGCGATACCTTAGGGAGGAGGGTAAGGTGGCCGGGCTCGGAAACTACTCCGAAGCGCTGGCTGGAATTTTGGGTGGCCTACTGGCCGGAATGAGCCTCCGTGCTCCCTTTATTGGGCAGGCTCTTGTTACCCTATCGGCCATTCCCGTTGCCCTGTGGCTCTACGAACCAGCCATTATGAGGATACAAGCCAAGGTTAGTATGGTCGATATTCTAAAGATAGTGAAGTTCAGCCTAGTGGATAGCAAGCAGCTGCGCTGGAATATACTGCTATCAGCAATTACGGGTGCGAGCACTCTATCCATGGCCTGGTTTGCTCAACCCTACTTCGAAAAGGTGGGCGTTCCGTTAGCTGCCTTTGGAGTTCTATGGACGGTGCTTAACTTCTCCGTGGGTATTACCTCCTTCAGGGCGCATCGCATTGAGGAGAAGCTGGGGTTAAAAGGCACTGTAATAATGGTAACTGCGGTGCTTACATTGAGCTACATACTTTTGGGATTATTCCCCTCCATTTGGACACTCGGCGTATTGCTGGCATTTTACCTTGCCCGTGGCATAGCCACTCCCGTATTCAAGAACACCATAAACAAAATTTCGCCATCGGAGTCGCGTGCCACCATACTCTCGGTGCGCAACTTTGTAATTCGCATATTCTTTAGCGTGCTGGGGCCACTCTTCGGATGGATGGCCGACCGCTTTGGCCTGATGCATGCGCTGATAGCAGCCGGTGGGATATTCACCATTCTGGAAACGGTGGCGGTGGTGAATTTTTTAAGGGTGAATAGGGAAACAGAAACCTAA
- a CDS encoding aconitase/3-isopropylmalate dehydratase large subunit family protein — MGMTLVEKIIANHSKQQVVKPGDIIDVLMDVRAARDFGGANVVKNLKDFNLGVDDASKTFFTFDCNPTGSDQKYAVNQHICRQFAREHGIKVYDIDAGIGTHILVAEGLACPGSTAVTTDSHANILGAVGAFGQGMGDQDIAAAWANGSVWFKVPESVKITLTGKRPAGVTAKDIVMNLMTTFGANKLLGYSVEFYGEAVDELTLDERITVASMGTEMGVIILLFTPNKEVMEYCQARAGKNLPLVTADADANYAETYQFDVSKFVPMVSRPGKPHDTVDVNTVKKSKIDSAFIGSCTNGRMEDMRAAAQVLSGRKVAPGVVLKIVPSTDAVWQQCLEEGLIKIFKDAGALVSNAGCAGCAAGQVGQNGAGEITISTGNRNFPGKQGKGEVYLAAPAVVAASAVAGYITTPNDIPAKPALFTASDIKAKEHRMAAAEKVKSDKPTIVEGRVWFIKEDNIDTDMIFHNRYLAITNIAEMGQYALDNLKGYEDFAKKAKAGDIIVTQKNFGAGSSRQQAVDCFLALGISCIMAESFGAIYERNAINAALPIMTCSSLDGLSLAEGDTIRINLETGKVENITKSTAIKANPFYEVQMEIYQKGGLF, encoded by the coding sequence ATGGGAATGACCTTAGTTGAAAAGATTATAGCCAATCACTCCAAGCAGCAGGTTGTTAAGCCTGGCGACATCATCGATGTGCTAATGGATGTGAGGGCTGCCCGTGATTTTGGTGGGGCTAACGTGGTAAAGAATCTGAAGGATTTCAACCTTGGCGTTGACGATGCTTCAAAGACCTTCTTCACCTTCGATTGCAACCCTACAGGATCGGACCAGAAGTATGCAGTAAACCAGCACATTTGCCGTCAGTTTGCACGCGAGCATGGCATTAAGGTTTACGACATCGACGCCGGTATTGGCACCCATATTCTTGTGGCGGAAGGGCTGGCATGCCCTGGCTCAACGGCTGTTACCACCGACTCTCACGCCAATATTCTTGGTGCTGTTGGTGCATTTGGACAGGGAATGGGCGATCAGGATATTGCCGCTGCTTGGGCCAACGGAAGCGTTTGGTTTAAGGTTCCGGAATCGGTTAAGATTACGCTTACCGGTAAGCGTCCGGCAGGTGTTACAGCCAAGGACATTGTAATGAACCTGATGACCACCTTTGGCGCCAATAAGTTGCTGGGCTACTCTGTGGAATTTTATGGAGAGGCGGTAGACGAGCTCACGCTCGATGAGCGCATCACCGTTGCTTCCATGGGAACCGAAATGGGCGTTATCATTCTGCTCTTTACGCCCAACAAGGAGGTAATGGAGTACTGCCAGGCCAGAGCTGGAAAAAATCTTCCGCTCGTTACTGCCGATGCCGACGCTAATTACGCTGAAACATACCAGTTCGACGTATCTAAGTTCGTGCCCATGGTTTCCCGTCCCGGTAAGCCGCACGATACCGTTGATGTAAACACAGTGAAGAAGTCGAAGATTGATTCTGCCTTCATTGGTAGCTGTACTAACGGACGTATGGAAGACATGCGTGCTGCTGCTCAGGTTTTGAGCGGGAGAAAGGTTGCTCCCGGGGTGGTCCTAAAAATTGTTCCCTCCACCGATGCGGTTTGGCAGCAATGCCTTGAGGAGGGGTTGATTAAAATATTTAAAGATGCAGGAGCTTTGGTGTCCAACGCCGGATGCGCCGGATGCGCTGCCGGACAGGTGGGGCAGAATGGGGCAGGGGAGATCACCATCTCCACAGGTAACCGAAACTTCCCCGGCAAGCAGGGAAAGGGCGAGGTTTACCTTGCTGCACCTGCTGTTGTGGCAGCCTCGGCTGTTGCAGGCTACATCACCACGCCCAACGACATACCGGCCAAACCAGCGCTCTTTACCGCCTCCGACATTAAGGCGAAGGAGCATCGAATGGCTGCTGCCGAAAAGGTGAAGAGCGATAAGCCAACCATTGTGGAGGGCCGCGTGTGGTTTATCAAGGAGGACAACATCGACACCGACATGATTTTCCACAACCGCTACCTTGCCATTACCAATATTGCCGAAATGGGTCAATACGCCCTCGATAACCTCAAGGGATACGAGGACTTTGCCAAGAAGGCCAAGGCAGGTGACATCATTGTAACGCAGAAGAACTTTGGTGCAGGTAGCTCACGCCAACAGGCTGTGGATTGCTTCTTGGCGCTGGGTATTAGCTGCATCATGGCCGAGAGTTTTGGCGCCATTTACGAGCGTAACGCCATCAACGCAGCTCTTCCCATTATGACCTGCTCCTCGCTCGATGGGCTTTCGCTTGCAGAGGGAGATACCATTCGCATAAATCTCGAAACAGGTAAGGTGGAGAACATCACTAAGTCAACCGCCATCAAAGCTAACCCGTTCTACGAGGTGCAGATGGAGATCTACCAAAAGGGTGGCCTGTTTTAA